Proteins from one Brevibacillus humidisoli genomic window:
- a CDS encoding response regulator, whose product MARVLIVEDTAFMRKILIEMLEGEHEVCGEAGNGREAIRLYKELSPDIVTMDVTMPDIQGIDALREIIAHDPDAKILMCSAMGQRQIVLEAMKLGAKDFIVKPFQKERLLDAISRWV is encoded by the coding sequence GTGGCCCGAGTGTTGATCGTGGAGGATACGGCCTTTATGCGGAAGATACTAATCGAGATGCTGGAAGGCGAACACGAAGTGTGCGGTGAAGCTGGCAATGGCAGGGAAGCGATCCGGTTGTACAAGGAACTCTCTCCAGACATTGTGACGATGGATGTGACCATGCCAGATATACAAGGGATCGATGCGTTACGGGAGATCATCGCCCACGACCCGGATGCCAAAATCCTGATGTGTTCGGCAATGGGACAGCGACAGATTGTCCTGGAGGCGATGAAGCTGGGGGCGAAAGATTTCATCGTCAAGCCGTTTCAAAAAGAGCGTCTGCTTGATGCCATCTCCCGCTGGGTATAA
- a CDS encoding PAS domain S-box protein has translation MKRDRPVDVVECISAGLGQDSQRPCLEEKLRCVQEDFREVVRQQQGMIFAFRKEGDRFVHTICDGELLYRMEMTPEQVVGKELHDFLPKHLVDEKLPYYERAWQGEDVVYEVSAGNGIQLRASLKPIKRDGRVIEVIASCVDITEWRRTERRLKEEEQRYKSLFEHNLDLVCSLDLQGRLVSANNAFYRITGYRPEEVNHKPLDSLVVDEDKARRLFGLAKQGVRQSDEFAIRDRHDWRIELNVTNVPIIVDEAIVGVYLIAKDVTEQKRAEESLQESEQQLRTLINAMPDFICLKDGQGRWLDANEFAVQLFQLEGVDYKGKKDSELAEYSKSFRGALKSCEASDEQAWAAGHAVRIEEMIAQPDGSVRTFDVSKVPIFHASGKRQALVVIGRDIADRKKTEDLLRKSDKLSAVGELAAGVAHEIRNPLTALKGFIQLLRSSESKHDHYFEIMLSELDRINSIVGELLLLAKPQVFTFEQKNVISLLKNVISLLDTQAIMRKVEIRTAFEVEELPILCVENQLKQVFINLLKNALEAMPQSGGEIMIRVGCQEADRVIISIIDQGCGIPEDRLPRLGEPFYTTKEKGTGLGLMVSYKIIQDHQGTISFSSQIGKGTKVDIVLPIS, from the coding sequence ATGAAGCGGGATCGACCGGTAGACGTTGTAGAGTGCATCAGTGCCGGACTGGGTCAGGATAGCCAGCGTCCGTGCCTTGAGGAGAAGCTGCGCTGTGTTCAGGAAGATTTCAGGGAAGTGGTCAGGCAGCAGCAAGGAATGATTTTTGCCTTTCGAAAGGAAGGGGATCGCTTCGTCCATACGATTTGTGACGGTGAACTCCTGTACCGGATGGAAATGACGCCGGAACAAGTAGTGGGCAAAGAATTACATGATTTTCTTCCTAAACACCTTGTGGACGAAAAATTACCGTACTATGAACGGGCGTGGCAAGGGGAAGATGTGGTCTACGAGGTGAGTGCAGGAAATGGAATCCAGCTTCGTGCCTCCTTAAAACCAATCAAGCGAGACGGTCGGGTAATCGAGGTGATTGCCTCCTGCGTCGACATCACGGAGTGGAGAAGAACGGAGCGGCGGCTCAAGGAGGAGGAACAGCGCTACAAATCGCTGTTTGAGCACAATCTTGACCTGGTATGTTCGCTTGATCTGCAGGGCCGGTTGGTTTCGGCCAACAACGCATTTTACCGGATTACCGGATACCGCCCGGAAGAGGTGAATCACAAACCGCTGGATTCTTTGGTCGTAGACGAAGATAAAGCAAGGCGATTATTCGGGTTGGCCAAACAAGGCGTTCGGCAGAGCGACGAGTTTGCGATCAGAGACCGACATGATTGGAGGATCGAGTTGAACGTCACCAATGTTCCGATCATTGTTGACGAGGCGATAGTCGGAGTGTACCTGATCGCCAAAGACGTCACGGAACAGAAGCGAGCAGAGGAGAGCCTGCAGGAGAGTGAACAGCAGCTGCGCACCCTGATCAACGCGATGCCTGATTTCATCTGTCTCAAGGATGGTCAGGGGAGATGGCTGGACGCCAACGAATTCGCTGTTCAGTTGTTTCAATTGGAAGGTGTAGATTACAAAGGCAAAAAAGATTCAGAACTGGCTGAATATAGCAAATCCTTCCGGGGAGCATTGAAATCTTGCGAGGCCTCTGACGAGCAAGCGTGGGCGGCTGGTCATGCGGTTCGGATCGAAGAAATGATTGCGCAGCCAGATGGCTCGGTACGAACGTTTGATGTGAGCAAGGTCCCTATCTTTCATGCTTCCGGCAAGCGTCAGGCGCTTGTAGTGATCGGGCGGGACATCGCCGACCGCAAAAAGACGGAAGATCTGCTGCGCAAGTCGGACAAGCTGTCTGCTGTAGGAGAATTGGCGGCGGGGGTTGCCCATGAGATCCGCAATCCTCTAACCGCGCTGAAGGGATTTATCCAGCTGTTGAGATCGTCGGAGAGCAAGCATGATCACTATTTTGAGATTATGTTGTCCGAATTGGATCGGATTAACTCGATTGTTGGCGAACTGCTGCTTCTGGCCAAACCACAGGTGTTTACGTTTGAACAAAAAAACGTAATCAGCCTGCTCAAAAACGTGATCTCCCTGCTCGATACCCAGGCGATCATGCGGAAAGTAGAGATTCGCACGGCATTCGAAGTGGAGGAGCTGCCCATCTTGTGTGTCGAAAACCAGTTGAAGCAGGTATTTATCAACTTGCTGAAGAACGCTCTTGAAGCCATGCCGCAAAGCGGAGGGGAGATTATGATCCGTGTCGGCTGTCAGGAAGCGGATCGCGTCATTATTAGTATAATCGACCAGGGATGCGGTATTCCGGAGGATCGTCTGCCCAGATTGGGCGAGCCATTCTATACGACAAAAGAAAAGGGAACGGGACTTGGATTAATGGTCAGTTATAAAATTATCCAGGATCATCAAGGGACTATTTCGTTTTCCAGCCAGATTGGAAAGGGAACGAAAGTAGATATTGTGCTGCCCATCTCCTGA
- a CDS encoding quinone-dependent dihydroorotate dehydrogenase has product MYQLMKRFLFRLDPEAAHEQVTGALRFASRAPGGKQVLQLMYGYHDKRLETRLWGTRFPNPVGLAAGFDKNAEVYHALAALGFGFVEVGTITPVAQQGNERPRLFRLIEDEAVINRMGFNNLGADHAAQNLSRYAAANVPIGINIGKNKHTPNEEAARDYETCLDTLYPYGHYFVVNVSSPNTPNLRDLQQTESLRKLLEAIKIKKDEWVQRGEPSKPILLKVAPDMTDEQMRDVIQVALDVGLDGIVATNTTLSREGLRDAETSRQAGGLSGRPLTARSTEWIREIRQEVGDKLPIIGVGGIFDGDDAYAKIRAGADLVQVYTGMIYQGPGIVQAINKRLIQLLERDGFSSVEQAVGADAR; this is encoded by the coding sequence ATGTACCAGTTGATGAAGAGATTTTTATTCCGATTAGACCCCGAAGCGGCCCATGAGCAGGTGACCGGAGCGCTTCGTTTTGCTTCTCGTGCACCAGGCGGAAAACAGGTGCTCCAACTGATGTACGGTTATCATGATAAACGGCTGGAGACGCGGCTGTGGGGCACCCGCTTTCCCAATCCGGTAGGGCTGGCCGCCGGCTTTGACAAAAATGCGGAAGTGTACCATGCCCTGGCAGCACTTGGATTTGGGTTTGTCGAGGTCGGTACGATTACACCTGTCGCTCAGCAGGGCAACGAACGTCCTCGCCTGTTTCGGCTGATCGAGGATGAGGCAGTGATTAACCGGATGGGCTTTAACAACCTGGGAGCCGACCATGCGGCCCAGAACTTGAGCCGCTATGCTGCCGCCAATGTGCCGATCGGGATCAACATCGGGAAAAACAAGCATACTCCCAATGAGGAAGCGGCGCGTGATTATGAAACATGCTTGGATACACTATATCCATATGGCCATTACTTTGTGGTCAACGTGAGTTCTCCCAACACACCTAATCTTCGCGATTTGCAGCAGACGGAGAGTTTGCGCAAGCTGCTGGAAGCGATCAAGATCAAAAAGGATGAATGGGTGCAAAGAGGGGAACCCTCCAAGCCGATCCTCCTGAAAGTAGCACCGGACATGACCGACGAGCAGATGCGGGATGTGATCCAGGTGGCACTGGACGTCGGATTGGACGGAATCGTCGCCACCAATACGACCTTGTCGCGGGAAGGGCTGCGGGATGCGGAAACCAGCCGACAGGCAGGTGGGCTAAGCGGGCGTCCGCTCACAGCCCGTTCAACCGAATGGATTCGGGAGATTCGGCAGGAGGTAGGCGACAAGCTGCCGATCATCGGAGTAGGCGGCATCTTTGACGGCGATGACGCGTATGCGAAGATTCGCGCGGGCGCCGATCTGGTGCAGGTCTACACGGGTATGATCTATCAGGGACCCGGCATCGTCCAGGCGATCAACAAACGACTCATCCAACTGCTGGAACGCGACGGTTTTTCCTCTGTCGAGCAGGCTGTGGGGGCGGATGCCCGATAG
- a CDS encoding PucR family transcriptional regulator: MAADKGYFDQFQHADIDELADAIGELLENPITIEDVDHKLIAYSSHGESTDHARWSTIMGRRVPERVLTRLWKDGVFQLLWTHDYPVHVPAKDEVGLGNRVAIAIRKGADVLGYIWAQEVNRPFTPEDDEILRQAARVAVSRLLERQGKRRAEDQRRKEFFWELLLGNHSSETAIRRKQESLQLHLPNPYIVCIIESAAPRLEQFLYPLLQRDKMLWVADGTQMVILVGLPAVAASEGMSLPQYVEHFLSESAGKVQERFREEQTLGVYGRMYHMFTDVARSYREALQVLQVKRLFPDETRNVRGYSELGIYRFLPQLKKWADAEGYENERLIRLKQYDDENQTNLLLTLETFLDTVGKVNITSRKLHIHINTLSYRLRRIEEIIGVDLDDANQRTSLYLDLKMAKIGKEPGK; the protein is encoded by the coding sequence GTGGCTGCTGATAAAGGCTATTTTGACCAATTCCAACATGCGGACATCGATGAGTTGGCGGACGCGATCGGTGAACTGCTGGAGAATCCGATTACGATAGAAGATGTAGACCATAAGCTCATTGCCTACAGCTCGCATGGTGAAAGTACCGATCATGCACGTTGGTCAACGATTATGGGCCGTCGTGTGCCGGAGCGGGTGCTGACCCGGCTGTGGAAGGACGGCGTGTTTCAACTGTTATGGACACACGATTATCCGGTGCATGTACCGGCCAAGGATGAGGTGGGACTGGGCAATCGGGTCGCCATCGCCATTCGCAAAGGGGCGGATGTGCTGGGCTACATCTGGGCGCAAGAGGTGAATCGCCCTTTTACTCCCGAAGATGATGAGATTCTGCGACAGGCAGCCCGGGTGGCCGTCTCCCGGCTGCTTGAACGTCAAGGGAAACGGCGGGCAGAGGATCAGCGGAGAAAAGAGTTTTTTTGGGAACTGCTGCTGGGCAACCACAGCAGCGAAACGGCCATCCGACGAAAGCAGGAGAGTCTGCAGCTCCACCTGCCCAATCCGTACATCGTCTGCATCATTGAGTCCGCCGCTCCACGGCTGGAACAATTTCTCTATCCGCTGCTGCAGCGTGACAAGATGCTCTGGGTGGCAGATGGAACCCAGATGGTGATCCTGGTTGGCCTGCCCGCTGTGGCCGCATCCGAGGGGATGTCGCTGCCGCAGTACGTGGAGCACTTCCTGTCCGAATCGGCCGGCAAGGTACAGGAGCGGTTTCGCGAAGAGCAGACGCTTGGCGTGTACGGACGGATGTATCACATGTTTACCGATGTGGCCCGAAGCTATCGCGAAGCGCTGCAGGTACTGCAGGTAAAACGACTCTTTCCCGATGAAACACGAAATGTACGAGGCTACTCCGAACTAGGCATCTACCGCTTTCTTCCGCAGTTAAAAAAATGGGCCGATGCCGAAGGATACGAAAATGAACGATTGATTCGCTTGAAGCAGTATGACGACGAAAATCAGACCAACCTGCTGCTTACCCTGGAGACGTTTCTCGACACGGTGGGGAAGGTAAACATCACCTCCAGGAAACTGCATATCCACATCAATACACTGAGCTATCGACTGCGCCGCATTGAAGAGATTATTGGCGTTGATCTGGATGATGCCAATCAGCGAACCAGTCTCTATCTGGACTTAAAGATGGCCAAGATTGGAAAGGAGCCTGGCAAATAG
- the ald gene encoding alanine dehydrogenase, with protein sequence MIVGIPKEIKNNENRVAITPAGVTALVQNGHEVRIETNAGLGSGFTDLDYQAVGATIVPDAADAWNVDMVMKVKEPLPSEYRFFREEQILFTYLHLAPEPELTRALMEKKVVAIAYETIQLDNGALPLLTPMSEVAGRMAVQIGAQFLEKQYGGKGVLLGGVPGVQKGEVVVVGGGIVGTNAAKMAVGLGANVTILDISADRLRQLDDLFQGRAQTLMSNSFNIANAVQKADLVVGAVLIPGARAPRLVTEEMVKSMTPGSVIVDVAIDQGGSIETIDRITTHDNPTYVKHGVIHYAVANMPGAVARTSTLALTNVTVPYALQLANKGYQAAIRDNRVLAKGVNVIGGKVSYRAVAEAHGLPYVPIEDILLVKN encoded by the coding sequence ATGATCGTAGGGATTCCAAAAGAGATTAAGAACAATGAGAACCGTGTGGCGATTACTCCTGCTGGTGTGACCGCATTGGTGCAGAACGGACACGAGGTGCGGATCGAGACCAATGCCGGCCTCGGCAGTGGATTTACCGATCTAGACTATCAAGCGGTAGGAGCGACCATTGTTCCAGATGCGGCAGACGCCTGGAATGTCGACATGGTGATGAAGGTAAAGGAACCACTTCCTTCCGAGTACCGTTTTTTCCGTGAAGAGCAGATCCTGTTCACCTATCTGCATCTCGCACCGGAGCCGGAACTGACCCGTGCCCTGATGGAGAAAAAAGTAGTTGCCATCGCCTATGAGACGATCCAGTTGGACAACGGTGCACTGCCGCTGCTCACGCCGATGAGTGAAGTAGCGGGACGGATGGCTGTACAGATCGGGGCTCAATTCCTGGAGAAGCAGTACGGCGGCAAAGGAGTTCTGCTGGGTGGTGTCCCAGGGGTGCAGAAGGGCGAAGTTGTCGTAGTCGGCGGGGGAATCGTCGGCACCAATGCAGCCAAGATGGCAGTCGGTTTGGGAGCCAACGTGACGATCCTCGATATTAGTGCGGATCGACTGCGTCAGCTGGATGATCTGTTCCAGGGGCGCGCGCAGACGCTGATGTCCAACAGCTTCAACATCGCCAATGCGGTGCAAAAGGCAGACCTGGTGGTGGGGGCTGTCCTGATTCCTGGAGCACGTGCCCCGCGTCTGGTGACCGAAGAGATGGTCAAGTCGATGACGCCTGGCTCGGTGATCGTGGACGTGGCGATCGACCAGGGCGGTTCAATCGAGACGATTGACCGGATCACGACGCACGATAACCCGACCTATGTAAAGCACGGCGTGATCCACTATGCCGTAGCCAACATGCCGGGCGCTGTGGCCCGCACCTCTACGCTGGCACTGACCAACGTAACCGTTCCGTATGCGCTGCAGCTGGCGAACAAAGGCTATCAGGCGGCGATTCGAGACAATCGGGTGCTGGCCAAAGGGGTAAACGTGATCGGCGGCAAGGTGAGCTACCGTGCCGTTGCCGAAGCCCACGGGCTGCCGTACGTCCCGATTGAGGATATTTTGCTGGTGAAAAACTAA
- the panE gene encoding 2-dehydropantoate 2-reductase — protein MRVLVLGAGAVGGYFGGRLAEKGADVTFLVREKRRQQLAARGLRIHSVHGDAHIQPKLIVSSEPAGPFDLVILTMKAYHLDEGIESIRPYVGEQTTVLPLLNGFAHMERLQEQFGSHRVLGGMCFIESTLDENGDVRQTSKTHEVKYGEWDGSRTSRIEALQELFAGAKATYTPSDHIIEEMWNKYLFIVTLSGMTTLMNAPVGPIRDAEYGLELSRQLFTEAAEVMKAAGAPMAADIVDRQMKVFEAQGYKMKSSMLRDMEKGLPVEADHLQGYLLRLAEAKQVNVPLLRVVYHNLKVYELKRMQQI, from the coding sequence ATGCGAGTGCTGGTGCTGGGTGCAGGGGCAGTTGGGGGTTACTTTGGGGGGAGACTGGCAGAGAAGGGGGCGGACGTCACCTTTTTGGTGCGGGAAAAGCGACGTCAACAGCTTGCCGCACGCGGTCTGCGGATTCACAGTGTTCACGGAGATGCCCATATCCAACCGAAACTGATCGTCTCAAGCGAGCCAGCGGGTCCGTTTGACCTGGTAATCTTGACGATGAAGGCGTACCACTTGGACGAAGGGATTGAGAGCATTCGACCCTACGTCGGGGAGCAGACTACGGTACTGCCGCTTTTAAACGGTTTTGCCCATATGGAAAGATTGCAAGAGCAGTTTGGTTCGCATCGTGTACTCGGGGGCATGTGCTTTATCGAATCCACTCTCGATGAGAACGGAGACGTGCGGCAAACCAGTAAAACGCATGAAGTGAAGTACGGCGAGTGGGACGGCAGCCGCACCAGCCGGATTGAGGCGCTGCAGGAGTTGTTTGCTGGTGCAAAGGCGACGTATACGCCTAGTGATCATATCATCGAAGAGATGTGGAACAAATACTTGTTTATTGTCACGTTGTCGGGGATGACGACACTGATGAATGCGCCGGTCGGGCCGATCCGCGATGCCGAGTACGGGTTGGAGCTGTCGCGTCAGCTGTTTACGGAAGCGGCAGAGGTGATGAAAGCAGCAGGTGCCCCTATGGCTGCTGATATCGTCGACCGGCAGATGAAGGTGTTTGAAGCCCAGGGGTACAAGATGAAGTCCTCGATGCTGCGCGATATGGAAAAAGGCCTGCCGGTAGAAGCGGACCATCTACAAGGCTACCTGCTTCGGCTGGCTGAGGCGAAACAAGTGAACGTACCTTTACTGCGGGTCGTTTACCACAATCTCAAGGTGTACGAATTGAAACGGATGCAGCAGATCTAG
- a CDS encoding BMP family ABC transporter substrate-binding protein, with protein sequence MNIRLKRLPLFIGIFVFILVLFLTIQFLSNMLQTINKQTGRTSEYRIALLLEGPTYDQGRNSSAWESLHQLKEIHGFTLFVADNLQVADIAKTASSLGQQGYDLVFGHGVAFSKPFIEVAPNYPDTRFVTFNGKAIHPNQTNVRYEMRSAGYLVGMLAALMSESQKVGYIMVDKPTEYLQVEGFREGVTAVSPETSISIEKVPDFNDKESALLAARGMISEGVDVLYTTGDSFNLNVITEAQRANIYAIGYIADQRYMAPQHVISSLIQDVGKVYATMISQYLAGELPTGEVSYGLTEGVNRLGPFGPMVPETVKNRIYQELEHLIQEPQRQLKRRSRGQ encoded by the coding sequence GTGAACATACGATTAAAGAGGCTTCCCTTATTTATTGGCATATTTGTCTTCATACTTGTTCTCTTTTTGACGATACAGTTCTTGTCTAACATGCTGCAGACGATAAACAAACAGACGGGGCGAACATCAGAATACCGTATCGCTCTCCTGCTGGAGGGGCCCACCTATGACCAAGGGCGGAACAGCAGCGCATGGGAATCGCTGCACCAGCTGAAAGAGATTCACGGCTTCACCCTGTTTGTAGCTGATAATCTGCAAGTGGCTGATATCGCCAAAACAGCGTCGTCTCTCGGTCAGCAGGGCTATGATCTGGTATTTGGTCACGGAGTGGCTTTCTCCAAGCCATTTATTGAAGTTGCTCCCAACTATCCCGATACGCGGTTTGTCACGTTTAACGGCAAAGCGATCCACCCGAATCAAACGAACGTCCGTTACGAGATGAGATCGGCCGGCTATCTCGTTGGCATGTTGGCGGCGCTGATGAGTGAGTCCCAAAAAGTGGGCTACATCATGGTTGACAAACCTACTGAGTACCTTCAGGTGGAGGGGTTTCGTGAAGGCGTAACGGCGGTTAGTCCCGAGACATCCATATCTATAGAAAAAGTTCCAGATTTCAATGACAAGGAGTCAGCTCTGTTGGCGGCGCGCGGCATGATCTCCGAGGGTGTTGATGTCCTTTATACCACTGGTGACAGCTTTAATCTCAACGTGATTACGGAAGCACAGCGCGCCAATATCTACGCGATCGGCTACATCGCCGATCAGCGCTACATGGCACCCCAGCATGTCATTTCTTCCCTCATCCAGGATGTCGGGAAAGTGTACGCCACCATGATCAGCCAATATCTGGCCGGGGAACTGCCCACTGGCGAAGTCTCATATGGACTTACTGAAGGGGTAAATCGGTTGGGACCGTTTGGACCGATGGTGCCGGAGACCGTAAAAAACCGAATCTATCAGGAGTTGGAACACCTCATCCAAGAGCCGCAGCGCCAACTCAAACGCAGATCCAGGGGGCAGTAA
- a CDS encoding thioredoxin family protein, with protein sequence MALTESNMFPLGTIAPTFSLPNVVSGETVSLEQLRSSKATVIMFICNHCPYVKHVQNQLIELANDYLPKGISFIAISANDAEQYPDDSPQKMKEVAQALGYPFPYLYDETQEVAKAYQAACTPDFYIFDGLLRCVYRGQLDDSRPGNDIPVTGRYIRDALNQLLAGESVTVEQKPSIGCNIKWKQTV encoded by the coding sequence ATGGCATTGACGGAATCGAACATGTTTCCACTAGGCACCATTGCCCCTACTTTTTCGCTCCCTAACGTCGTATCGGGAGAAACCGTTTCTTTAGAACAACTACGCTCTTCCAAAGCAACGGTCATCATGTTTATCTGCAACCATTGTCCATACGTCAAGCACGTGCAGAACCAACTGATCGAACTGGCCAACGACTATCTGCCGAAGGGCATCTCTTTTATTGCGATCAGCGCTAATGACGCAGAACAGTACCCGGATGATTCGCCGCAAAAAATGAAAGAGGTGGCACAAGCGTTGGGCTATCCCTTCCCTTACCTGTACGACGAGACACAAGAGGTAGCCAAGGCGTATCAAGCAGCCTGCACGCCCGATTTTTACATCTTCGACGGCCTGTTGCGCTGTGTCTACCGTGGCCAACTGGATGATTCCCGGCCGGGTAACGACATTCCGGTTACAGGCCGTTACATCCGGGACGCACTCAATCAACTGTTAGCGGGAGAATCGGTTACTGTTGAGCAGAAGCCAAGCATTGGTTGCAATATCAAGTGGAAGCAAACCGTCTGA